The following are from one region of the Nostoc cf. commune SO-36 genome:
- the vapC gene encoding type II toxin-antitoxin system VapC family toxin produces the protein MANREVLLTRFTQLELLQGSLNEQEWTLLSTYLETQNYIEPSIDSWQAAARIYCDLRRQGLTVRSPIDCCIAQTALENNLLLIHNDRNFETIAQVIPLQHLRFQP, from the coding sequence ATTGCTAATCGAGAAGTTTTACTCACCCGATTCACTCAGCTTGAATTGCTTCAAGGTAGCCTGAACGAGCAAGAATGGACTCTCCTCTCCACCTACCTCGAAACACAAAATTATATTGAACCCTCGATTGATTCTTGGCAAGCGGCTGCCCGTATTTACTGTGACTTGCGCCGTCAAGGGCTTACCGTTCGCAGCCCAATCGATTGCTGCATTGCTCAAACTGCTTTGGAAAATAATTTGCTTCTGATTCACAACGATCGCAACTTTGAAACCATTGCCCAAGTAATACCGCTCCAACACCTTCGCTTTCAACCTTAA
- a CDS encoding DUF3598 family protein, which produces MSNIREGMPVLARHEGDWVGTYTVIDTAGKILDKYESHLTCQFPENGPHPYYQINRYKWSDGKQEEYEFPGIYKDNKLWFDTDRIEGKAWEADDSIVILWFSYKTNPEMSLYEMIYISPDNNNRARTWHWFKNNQIFQRTLIQEERVR; this is translated from the coding sequence ATGTCTAATATTCGAGAAGGAATGCCCGTGCTAGCCCGTCATGAAGGAGATTGGGTAGGAACTTATACAGTAATTGATACAGCCGGAAAAATCCTCGATAAGTATGAATCTCACTTAACTTGTCAATTTCCAGAAAATGGCCCTCATCCCTATTACCAAATCAATCGCTACAAATGGTCTGATGGTAAACAAGAGGAGTATGAATTTCCAGGAATTTATAAAGATAATAAGCTTTGGTTTGACACCGATCGCATTGAAGGAAAAGCCTGGGAAGCTGATGATTCCATTGTTATTTTGTGGTTTAGTTATAAAACAAACCCAGAAATGAGCTTATATGAAATGATCTACATTAGTCCTGACAATAACAATCGTGCCCGCACTTGGCATTGGTTTAAAAACAATCAAATCTTTCAACGCACCCTAATTCAAGAAGAACGGGTAAGATAG